One genomic region from Triplophysa dalaica isolate WHDGS20190420 chromosome 23, ASM1584641v1, whole genome shotgun sequence encodes:
- the telo2 gene encoding telomere length regulation protein TEL2 homolog isoform X1 has protein sequence MLELFAIQSTVTLDANMESAGSKVPMRLQAGSCLRTLSTSRDPREIANSLSTLTSFLENAEFTRLHYTHALQVLVSARSCQWFRSLSDDDEVGRPWHEFVFTGPPDQTLLVLLDTISSTEECAGLDRCVSVLEKFLSVGRLEALLWSRCVVGGVCSDSSQLTETVIGHLAALPSITSNRLHTKTPDAFLPQQYYPLLATNILCTLEKTCQALRGGQDCSLGFVAQVLGKVCIQGHSSFIFAALVPRLSSLTRTDPLWQRVMQKLLEKIPERCMESVITGLILNLRGAAVVSRLMGNLVVTNKKAQFVLTHKLVLQQYQHPTQLLKSLLGYLALNAERRPLLKQVLRSVCQVWCNSSAIKHTCVEQQLYVSKALMLCVALLNHSEIEELREEMLQCMLGGVQCRLDSNIERIRRMGMVVGECLSQRLDVPGSQLKFKYEPDEEIRELKSLMESLSTKDSEEFEPEHQSDESRRLQPESETSLTQSVTSQSGRDSDSELDSDDDLTPYDMSADQEKKKSVPPRYVRDCLEALMSSNDAERVELSLHAAESLLRRKGKATQEVSVQFSKVLLHLDDRYNTEGFQVLRQNAMVALTVTDTKPVVEYLTTEFYSLNYSLRQRLDILEVLALSAQELSAPITNKHTGTQPIAAVAAQDQSDDITHWRQIVEKRIQSKTRCISKGATQMVQAVPNRYAPVAGSFIFPLLRNYDRSQVTFDLLGTDHLVLGRLLHTLGLLMHLAINAPVASQMGRALLDFVWSVRFHTDQMVRRGVMFAVCAVFLSMPSDNLLTDLGDDLMETRTWLADVAENDCDTDCRSLAVQGLILLDKNLKTQLQLPDVET, from the exons ATGCTTGAGTTATT TGCAATACAGTCTACAGTGACGCTGGATGCAAACATGGAATCCGCCGGTTCGAAGGTTCCGATGCGGCTGCAGGCGGGCTCGTGCCTGAGGACACTCTCCACCTCACGAGACCCCCGGGAGATCGCAAACTCGCTCAGCACGCTCACAAGTTTCCTGGAGAACGCCGAGTTCACGCGTCTGCACTACACACACGCGCTTCAGGTGTTGGTGAGCGCGAGAAGCTGTCAGTGGTTCAGGAGTTtaagtgatgatgatgaagtcGGGAGACCGTGGCACGAGTTTGTGTTCACAGGTCCACCGGACCAGACATTACTGGTTCTGCTGGACACCATCAGCTCCACAGA agaatgTGCGGGTCTGGATCGATGTGTGTCTGTTCTGGAGAAGTTCCTCTCTGTGGGTCGTCTGGAGGCTTTGTTGTGGTCCAGGTGTGTAGTGGGCGGAGTTTGTTCAGACTCCTCTCAGCTCACGGAGACTGTCATTGGTCATCTTGCAGCTTTACCCTCCATCACATCAAACCGTCTCCACACAAAAACACCTGATGCCTTCTTACCACAACAATACTACCCACTGCTCGCTACCAACATACTCTGCACGCTCGAAAAGACATGCCAGGCCCTCAgag GTGGTCAAGACTGTTCTCTTGGGTTTGTGGCTCAGGTGTTGGGAAAAGTTTGTATACAAGGACACAGCT CATTTATTTTCGCGGCGCTGGTTCCACGGCTTTCTTCCCTGACCCGCACGGACCCATTATGGCAGCGCGTGATGCAGAAACTCCTGGAGAAAATTCCAGAACGGTGCATGGAGTCTGTCATCACAGGACTCATACTCAACCTCAGGGG GGCAGCTGTAGTTTCCAGGCTGATGGGAAATCTGGTTGTGACCAATAAGAAAGCTCAGTTTGTTCTCACTCATAAGCTTGTGTTACAGCAGTATCAGCACCCG ACACAACTGTTGAAATCACTTCTTGGGTATTTGGCTCTGAATGCGGAACGCCGTCCACTGCTTAAACAG gtACTGCGGAGTGTGTGTCAGGTGTGGTGTAACAGCAGTGCTATAAAACACACGTGTGTTGAACAACAGCTGTACGTCAGTAAGGCTTTAATGCTTTGTGTGGCTTTACTCAACCATTCAGAGATAGAGGAGCTACGAGAag AGAtgctgcagtgcatgctgggaggtGTTCAGTGTCGACTCGACAGCAATATTGAACGAATACGTCGGATGGGCATGGTGGTAGGAGAGTGTCTTAGTCAAAGATTGGATGTGCCAGGCTCACAGTTAAAATTCAAG TATGAGCCAGATGAGGAGATCAGAGAGCTGAAGTCACTCATGGAGTCTCTTTCTACCAAAGACAGTGAGGAGTTTGAACCTGAACATCAATCTGATGAATCCAGgag ACTTCAGCCAGAGTCTGAGACTAGTTTGACACAGTCCGTGACATCACAGTCTGGGCGTGACAGTGATTCGGAGTTAGACAG TGATGATGATCTAACACCATATGACATGTCGGCTGATCAAGAGAAGAAGAAATCAGTTCCGCCCCGTTACGTCCGAGACTGTCTGGAAG CTTTGATGTCATCTAATGATGCTGAAAGAGTGGAGCTCAGTCTCCATGCGGCTGAAAGTCTTTTGAGAAGGAAAGGGAAAGCCACACAAGAG GTGAGCGTCCAGTTCAGTAAGGTGCTGTTACACCTGGATGACAGGTACAACACTGAAGGTTTCCAGGTGCTGCGGCAAAACGCCATGGTGGCTCTCACGGTTACAGATACCAAACCG GTGGTGGAGTATTTGACTACCGAGTTTTATTCACTAAACTACAGTCTGAGACAGAGACTGGACATTCTGGAG GTCTTGGCCCTCTCTGCCCAAGAATTGTCTGCGCCAATCACAAACAAGCACACTGGAACTCAGCCAATCGCTGCTGTAGCGGCCCAGGATCAgtctgatgacatcacacactgGCGGCAGATTGTTGAGAAACGGATTCAGAGCAAAACAAGATGCATAAGCAAG GGTGCGACTCAGATGGTTCAAGCCGTTCCCAACCGGTACGCTCCAGTAGCCGGATCTTTCATCTTCCCTCTGCTTAGAAACTACGACag GTCACaggtgacctttgacctcctGGGGACGGATCATTTGGTGTTAGGAAGGTTGCTTCACACACTTGGACTTCTCATGCACTTGGCCATCAACGCCCCG gttGCCTCTCAGATGGGCAGAGCTCTGCTGGACTTTGTGTGGTCTGTGCGTTTCCACACTGACCA GATGGTGagaagaggcgttatgtttgcAGTGTGTGCTGTGTTTCTGAGCATGCCCAGTGACAACTTACTGACAGACCTAGGGGATGACCTGATGGAGACCCGAACATGGCTAGCAG aTGTGGCAGAGAATGATTGTGACACAGACTGCAGGAGTTTGGCTGTACAGGGTTTGATACTACTGGACAAAAACCTTAAAACACAACTACAGCTACCAGATGTGGAAACTtga
- the telo2 gene encoding telomere length regulation protein TEL2 homolog isoform X2, giving the protein MESAGSKVPMRLQAGSCLRTLSTSRDPREIANSLSTLTSFLENAEFTRLHYTHALQVLVSARSCQWFRSLSDDDEVGRPWHEFVFTGPPDQTLLVLLDTISSTEECAGLDRCVSVLEKFLSVGRLEALLWSRCVVGGVCSDSSQLTETVIGHLAALPSITSNRLHTKTPDAFLPQQYYPLLATNILCTLEKTCQALRGGQDCSLGFVAQVLGKVCIQGHSSFIFAALVPRLSSLTRTDPLWQRVMQKLLEKIPERCMESVITGLILNLRGAAVVSRLMGNLVVTNKKAQFVLTHKLVLQQYQHPTQLLKSLLGYLALNAERRPLLKQVLRSVCQVWCNSSAIKHTCVEQQLYVSKALMLCVALLNHSEIEELREEMLQCMLGGVQCRLDSNIERIRRMGMVVGECLSQRLDVPGSQLKFKYEPDEEIRELKSLMESLSTKDSEEFEPEHQSDESRRLQPESETSLTQSVTSQSGRDSDSELDSDDDLTPYDMSADQEKKKSVPPRYVRDCLEALMSSNDAERVELSLHAAESLLRRKGKATQEVSVQFSKVLLHLDDRYNTEGFQVLRQNAMVALTVTDTKPVVEYLTTEFYSLNYSLRQRLDILEVLALSAQELSAPITNKHTGTQPIAAVAAQDQSDDITHWRQIVEKRIQSKTRCISKGATQMVQAVPNRYAPVAGSFIFPLLRNYDRSQVTFDLLGTDHLVLGRLLHTLGLLMHLAINAPVASQMGRALLDFVWSVRFHTDQMVRRGVMFAVCAVFLSMPSDNLLTDLGDDLMETRTWLADVAENDCDTDCRSLAVQGLILLDKNLKTQLQLPDVET; this is encoded by the exons ATGGAATCCGCCGGTTCGAAGGTTCCGATGCGGCTGCAGGCGGGCTCGTGCCTGAGGACACTCTCCACCTCACGAGACCCCCGGGAGATCGCAAACTCGCTCAGCACGCTCACAAGTTTCCTGGAGAACGCCGAGTTCACGCGTCTGCACTACACACACGCGCTTCAGGTGTTGGTGAGCGCGAGAAGCTGTCAGTGGTTCAGGAGTTtaagtgatgatgatgaagtcGGGAGACCGTGGCACGAGTTTGTGTTCACAGGTCCACCGGACCAGACATTACTGGTTCTGCTGGACACCATCAGCTCCACAGA agaatgTGCGGGTCTGGATCGATGTGTGTCTGTTCTGGAGAAGTTCCTCTCTGTGGGTCGTCTGGAGGCTTTGTTGTGGTCCAGGTGTGTAGTGGGCGGAGTTTGTTCAGACTCCTCTCAGCTCACGGAGACTGTCATTGGTCATCTTGCAGCTTTACCCTCCATCACATCAAACCGTCTCCACACAAAAACACCTGATGCCTTCTTACCACAACAATACTACCCACTGCTCGCTACCAACATACTCTGCACGCTCGAAAAGACATGCCAGGCCCTCAgag GTGGTCAAGACTGTTCTCTTGGGTTTGTGGCTCAGGTGTTGGGAAAAGTTTGTATACAAGGACACAGCT CATTTATTTTCGCGGCGCTGGTTCCACGGCTTTCTTCCCTGACCCGCACGGACCCATTATGGCAGCGCGTGATGCAGAAACTCCTGGAGAAAATTCCAGAACGGTGCATGGAGTCTGTCATCACAGGACTCATACTCAACCTCAGGGG GGCAGCTGTAGTTTCCAGGCTGATGGGAAATCTGGTTGTGACCAATAAGAAAGCTCAGTTTGTTCTCACTCATAAGCTTGTGTTACAGCAGTATCAGCACCCG ACACAACTGTTGAAATCACTTCTTGGGTATTTGGCTCTGAATGCGGAACGCCGTCCACTGCTTAAACAG gtACTGCGGAGTGTGTGTCAGGTGTGGTGTAACAGCAGTGCTATAAAACACACGTGTGTTGAACAACAGCTGTACGTCAGTAAGGCTTTAATGCTTTGTGTGGCTTTACTCAACCATTCAGAGATAGAGGAGCTACGAGAag AGAtgctgcagtgcatgctgggaggtGTTCAGTGTCGACTCGACAGCAATATTGAACGAATACGTCGGATGGGCATGGTGGTAGGAGAGTGTCTTAGTCAAAGATTGGATGTGCCAGGCTCACAGTTAAAATTCAAG TATGAGCCAGATGAGGAGATCAGAGAGCTGAAGTCACTCATGGAGTCTCTTTCTACCAAAGACAGTGAGGAGTTTGAACCTGAACATCAATCTGATGAATCCAGgag ACTTCAGCCAGAGTCTGAGACTAGTTTGACACAGTCCGTGACATCACAGTCTGGGCGTGACAGTGATTCGGAGTTAGACAG TGATGATGATCTAACACCATATGACATGTCGGCTGATCAAGAGAAGAAGAAATCAGTTCCGCCCCGTTACGTCCGAGACTGTCTGGAAG CTTTGATGTCATCTAATGATGCTGAAAGAGTGGAGCTCAGTCTCCATGCGGCTGAAAGTCTTTTGAGAAGGAAAGGGAAAGCCACACAAGAG GTGAGCGTCCAGTTCAGTAAGGTGCTGTTACACCTGGATGACAGGTACAACACTGAAGGTTTCCAGGTGCTGCGGCAAAACGCCATGGTGGCTCTCACGGTTACAGATACCAAACCG GTGGTGGAGTATTTGACTACCGAGTTTTATTCACTAAACTACAGTCTGAGACAGAGACTGGACATTCTGGAG GTCTTGGCCCTCTCTGCCCAAGAATTGTCTGCGCCAATCACAAACAAGCACACTGGAACTCAGCCAATCGCTGCTGTAGCGGCCCAGGATCAgtctgatgacatcacacactgGCGGCAGATTGTTGAGAAACGGATTCAGAGCAAAACAAGATGCATAAGCAAG GGTGCGACTCAGATGGTTCAAGCCGTTCCCAACCGGTACGCTCCAGTAGCCGGATCTTTCATCTTCCCTCTGCTTAGAAACTACGACag GTCACaggtgacctttgacctcctGGGGACGGATCATTTGGTGTTAGGAAGGTTGCTTCACACACTTGGACTTCTCATGCACTTGGCCATCAACGCCCCG gttGCCTCTCAGATGGGCAGAGCTCTGCTGGACTTTGTGTGGTCTGTGCGTTTCCACACTGACCA GATGGTGagaagaggcgttatgtttgcAGTGTGTGCTGTGTTTCTGAGCATGCCCAGTGACAACTTACTGACAGACCTAGGGGATGACCTGATGGAGACCCGAACATGGCTAGCAG aTGTGGCAGAGAATGATTGTGACACAGACTGCAGGAGTTTGGCTGTACAGGGTTTGATACTACTGGACAAAAACCTTAAAACACAACTACAGCTACCAGATGTGGAAACTtga
- the tmem204 gene encoding transmembrane protein 204, giving the protein MAVRRLVVVAAAVALLSLVLNNVATFSSSWVLQVLKDGHRRSVGLWRMCPQDDTHAHGLVACKWLKWGSDTAGYQESHSTVKLQFDMMRACNLMATVALTVGQLIFLFGLLEISHITQDSQWWEEAIAALFQLASFVLVIGLVTFYRIGPYTHLSYSCYINIAACLFATLAAAMLIWNILHRRDDCLSPPIIVISRSLTTPFRPRLDNDYVESPC; this is encoded by the exons ATGGCCGTGCGCAGGTTGGTGGTGGTGGCTGCAGCGGTGGCGCTGCTTTCTCTGGTTCTCAATAACGTGGCTACGTTCAGCTCCAGCTGGGTGCTTCAAGTTCTGAAGGATGGACACAGACGGAGCGTCGGACTCTGGAGAATGTGTCCGCAGGATGATACGCATGCTCACGGGCTGGTGGCCTGCAAGTGGCTGAAATGGGGATCAGACACGGCGGGGTACCAGGAGTCCCACAGCACTGTCAAAC ttcagtttgACATGATGCGGGCGTGTAACCTGATGGCCACGGTGGCTCTGACAGTGGGTCAGCTGATCTTCCTGTTTGGGTTACTGGAGATAAGCCACATTACCCAGGATTCTCAGTGGTGGGAGGAGGCCATCGCTGCCCTGTTCCAGTTAGCCA GTTTCGTGCTGGTAATAGGTCTTGTGACGTTCTACAGGATTGGTCCCTACACTCACCTCTCATACTCCTGCTATATAAATATCGCTGCATGCTTGTTCGCCACGCTAGCGGCTGCCATGCTAATTTGGAATATTCTGCATCGCCGTGACGACTGTCTGTCACCGCCCATCATTGTCATCAGCCGATCCTTGACCACACCCTTCAGGCCACGACTAGACAATGACTATGTAGAGTCGCCTTGCTGA